A single Altererythrobacter sp. BO-6 DNA region contains:
- a CDS encoding RNA pseudouridine synthase gives MTIDILFEDGEALVINKPGGLSIERPRRGGPSLEDHLEQLKLGFQRAPMPAHRLDTDTSGCLLLARNPKSLKRFAKAFEDRAVGKTYLGILDGIPQLKEGRIELALTKISSADKGWRMIPARKGKPSLTDWRVVAEHGGRALVEFSPQTGRTHQIRVHAASGIGIPLLGDPVYGRKGSAKRTMLHAAGLTVQREGKEDITAQAPVPADFAALGFG, from the coding sequence ATGACAATCGACATCCTGTTCGAAGACGGCGAGGCGCTGGTGATCAACAAGCCGGGCGGACTGTCGATCGAGCGGCCCCGCCGCGGCGGTCCCTCGCTGGAGGATCACCTCGAGCAGCTCAAGCTGGGCTTCCAGCGTGCGCCGATGCCGGCGCACCGGCTGGATACGGACACCAGCGGTTGCCTGCTGCTGGCGCGCAACCCGAAGTCGCTCAAGCGATTTGCCAAGGCATTCGAGGATCGCGCGGTGGGCAAAACCTATCTTGGCATCCTCGACGGAATTCCGCAGCTCAAGGAAGGCCGGATCGAACTGGCGCTCACCAAGATCAGCAGCGCGGACAAGGGCTGGCGGATGATCCCCGCGCGCAAGGGCAAGCCTTCGCTGACCGACTGGCGCGTGGTGGCAGAACACGGCGGGCGGGCATTGGTCGAATTCTCCCCGCAAACCGGGCGCACGCACCAGATCCGCGTCCATGCAGCCAGCGGCATCGGCATCCCGCTGCTGGGTGACCCGGTCTATGGCCGCAAGGGTTCTGCCAAGCGCACCATGCTCCACGCCGCCGGACTGACCGTGCAGCGCGAAGGCAAGGAAGACATTACCGCGCAGGCGCCCGTGCCGGCAGATTTTGCGGCGCTGGGCTTTGGCTGA
- a CDS encoding helicase HerA-like domain-containing protein — MGSIFIGLAANGEKQYLDLSRANRHGLVAGATGTGKTVTLQGLAESFSAEGVPVFVADVKGDLSGIAMPGSPTFKHADKLESRAKELGMYDYAYSDNPVVFWDLYGEQGHPIRTTVSEMGPLLLSRLLDLNETQEGVLQIAFRHADENGLLLLDFADLQAVLAWAAENASELSGKYGNVAKPTVGAIQRQLLSFEAQGADRFFGEPALEIDDFLKVDDQGRGMVNVLAADQLMRSPKLYATFLLWLLAELFETLPEVGDPEKPKLVFFFDEAHLLFDDAPKALQEKIEQVVRLIRSKGVGVYFVTQNPIDIPEEVAGQLGNRVQHALRAFTPRDQRAIKAAAETFRINPDLDVETAITELKVGEALVSTLDEDGAPTIVQRTLVKPPRSRLGPVTPKERVIIQSVSPFDGKYDERVDRESAMEVLAAKAADAAETAKEVEEKGEEEVAKRSRKTASWWEKAGKAGMKAAAGSLVSIGVAAAMGKKSSADPVRTGANAFVRNVLGSLMR; from the coding sequence ATGGGCAGCATTTTCATCGGGCTCGCCGCCAATGGCGAGAAGCAGTATCTCGACCTTTCGCGGGCCAACCGCCACGGCCTGGTCGCGGGCGCCACCGGCACCGGCAAGACGGTGACGCTACAGGGACTGGCAGAAAGCTTTTCGGCTGAAGGGGTTCCGGTGTTCGTGGCCGATGTGAAAGGCGATCTGTCGGGCATTGCCATGCCTGGCTCTCCGACCTTCAAACATGCCGACAAGCTGGAAAGCCGGGCGAAGGAACTGGGCATGTATGACTATGCCTATTCCGATAATCCCGTGGTGTTCTGGGACCTTTATGGGGAGCAGGGTCACCCGATCCGCACCACGGTTTCGGAAATGGGGCCGCTGCTGCTGTCGCGCCTGCTCGATCTGAACGAAACGCAGGAAGGTGTGCTGCAGATCGCGTTCCGCCATGCCGACGAGAACGGGTTGTTGCTGCTCGACTTTGCAGACCTCCAGGCGGTGCTGGCCTGGGCCGCGGAGAATGCGTCCGAGCTGTCCGGCAAATATGGCAATGTAGCCAAGCCAACGGTTGGAGCGATCCAGCGCCAGTTGCTGAGCTTCGAGGCGCAAGGGGCGGACCGCTTCTTTGGCGAACCGGCGCTGGAGATCGACGATTTCCTGAAAGTGGACGATCAGGGGCGCGGGATGGTCAATGTTCTCGCCGCCGACCAGCTGATGCGCAGCCCGAAGCTTTACGCCACTTTCCTGTTGTGGCTGCTGGCCGAACTGTTCGAAACGCTGCCTGAAGTGGGCGATCCGGAAAAGCCCAAGCTGGTGTTCTTCTTTGACGAGGCGCATTTGCTGTTCGACGATGCGCCCAAGGCGCTGCAGGAAAAGATCGAACAGGTCGTGCGGCTGATCCGGTCGAAGGGGGTCGGCGTCTATTTCGTCACGCAGAACCCGATCGACATTCCTGAGGAAGTGGCAGGCCAGCTGGGCAACCGTGTGCAGCACGCCCTGCGCGCCTTCACCCCGCGTGACCAGCGCGCGATCAAGGCAGCAGCCGAAACCTTCCGCATCAACCCCGATCTCGACGTGGAAACCGCGATCACGGAACTGAAAGTGGGTGAGGCGCTGGTCTCGACGCTGGACGAGGACGGCGCGCCGACGATTGTCCAGCGCACGCTGGTGAAGCCGCCGCGCTCGCGGCTGGGGCCGGTCACGCCCAAGGAGCGGGTGATCATCCAGTCGGTTAGCCCGTTTGACGGCAAGTATGACGAGCGGGTCGATCGCGAAAGCGCGATGGAAGTGCTCGCTGCAAAGGCGGCCGATGCGGCTGAAACCGCCAAGGAAGTCGAGGAAAAGGGCGAAGAGGAAGTGGCCAAGCGCAGCCGCAAGACGGCCAGCTGGTGGGAAAAGGCTGGCAAGGCGGGAATGAAAGCCGCTGCCGGATCGCTGGTGTCAATCGGCGTCGCTGCTGCGATGGGCAAGAAATCAAGTGCAGACCCGGTGCGCACCGGCGCCAATGCCTTTGTTCGCAATGTCCTCGGCAGCTTGATGCGCTAG
- a CDS encoding VOC family protein yields MIGYVTLGTNDLARAAKFYDAIAAEMGVGRMMDFDSFIAWGTWGGGAGIAATKPFDGKEASVGNGTMVAIEAKDSAQVHRLYDIAMAHGGSDEGAPGPRGEPDQNGKVFYAGYFRDPDGNKLNAFCMADA; encoded by the coding sequence ATGATCGGTTATGTAACGCTAGGCACCAATGACCTGGCCCGCGCGGCAAAATTCTATGATGCAATCGCGGCCGAAATGGGCGTGGGGCGGATGATGGATTTCGACAGTTTCATCGCCTGGGGCACCTGGGGCGGTGGCGCGGGTATCGCTGCGACCAAGCCGTTCGACGGCAAGGAAGCGAGCGTCGGCAATGGCACTATGGTGGCGATCGAGGCAAAGGACAGCGCGCAGGTTCACCGGCTTTACGATATCGCCATGGCGCATGGCGGCAGCGACGAAGGCGCGCCCGGCCCGCGTGGCGAGCCGGATCAGAACGGCAAGGTGTTCTACGCCGGCTATTTCCGCGATCCGGACGGCAACAAGCTCAATGCGTTCTGTATGGCGGATGCGTAG
- the rpmG gene encoding 50S ribosomal protein L33, giving the protein MAKPATVKIRLVSTADTGFFYVTKKNPRNTTEKMSFRKYDPVVRKHVEFKEAKIK; this is encoded by the coding sequence ATGGCGAAGCCCGCAACCGTCAAGATCCGGCTGGTCTCCACCGCCGACACCGGCTTCTTCTATGTCACGAAGAAGAACCCGCGGAACACCACCGAGAAGATGAGCTTCCGCAAGTATGACCCGGTCGTGCGCAAGCACGTCGAGTTCAAGGAAGCCAAGATCAAGTGA
- the pabB gene encoding aminodeoxychorismate synthase component I, with product MSQPAPFVLLDDARREGAAAAHLFENPRQIFVARRAEEVAEVLAAADAARRESGGTLAGYIAYEAGLALEPRLAPLADKRTGAAGPLVWLGLFDRAEEIAADEVPGWLAARAEGEASLGPMEPQLSTGGYAAAFENLQEAIRAGDIYQVNLTYQLAGAYRGDPVALYAALRPAAEAGYGGLLFDGSHWLLSLSPELFVSLRGDAAKVKPMKGTRPRGADPAADRAMAEELANSVKDKAENLMIVDLMRNDLSRVAEAGSVRVEAPFTVESYPTVHQMVSTVHARLQPGKGAVDLIRAIFPCGSITGAPKIRAMELVHEVERDARGPYCGAIGRIDANGDAAFNVAIRTLRLTPEENDRGRAVMGVGSAIVADSEAMAERRECEVKAGFLRRATPDHRAADCDLIETMLFDPESGIDLLELHLERIKASAHELGFSFDRHAARNQIQALCFNLETRSKLRLLVSRRGALALEAGPAPGKPSEPLTCIALALPVDPGDWRLRHKTSDRGFYEEALAAARSEGAGEALLVHPDGFVTEGSFTSIFVERDGLLLTPPLSLGLLPGILRRSLVEAGKAREAELTLDDLADGFLLGNAVRGLIKARLI from the coding sequence ATGAGCCAGCCTGCTCCCTTTGTCCTGCTTGACGATGCGCGCCGCGAAGGCGCCGCCGCTGCGCACCTGTTCGAAAACCCGCGCCAGATCTTCGTGGCCCGGCGTGCGGAGGAAGTGGCAGAAGTGCTCGCCGCGGCCGACGCCGCGCGGCGTGAATCGGGCGGCACTTTGGCCGGATATATCGCCTATGAAGCAGGCTTGGCGCTGGAACCAAGGCTGGCACCGCTGGCTGACAAGCGCACTGGCGCCGCAGGCCCTCTGGTGTGGCTTGGCCTGTTCGACCGAGCGGAGGAAATCGCTGCGGACGAGGTGCCCGGATGGCTCGCCGCGCGCGCGGAGGGCGAGGCCTCGCTCGGGCCGATGGAGCCGCAGCTGTCGACCGGTGGCTATGCGGCAGCCTTCGAGAATTTGCAGGAAGCGATCCGCGCGGGCGACATCTACCAGGTCAACCTGACCTATCAACTGGCCGGGGCCTATCGCGGCGATCCGGTGGCGCTCTATGCCGCGCTGCGCCCCGCCGCCGAGGCGGGCTATGGCGGGCTGCTGTTCGACGGATCGCACTGGCTGCTCAGCCTCAGCCCTGAGCTGTTCGTGTCGCTCAGGGGCGACGCCGCGAAAGTGAAGCCAATGAAGGGCACGCGCCCGCGCGGCGCCGACCCGGCAGCAGACCGCGCAATGGCTGAGGAACTGGCCAACTCGGTCAAGGACAAGGCCGAAAACCTGATGATCGTTGACCTGATGCGCAACGATCTGAGCCGCGTCGCCGAAGCGGGCAGTGTGCGGGTGGAAGCGCCCTTCACGGTCGAAAGCTATCCCACCGTCCACCAGATGGTCTCGACCGTCCATGCCCGGCTGCAACCGGGCAAGGGCGCGGTCGACCTGATCCGCGCGATCTTTCCCTGCGGTTCGATCACCGGCGCGCCTAAGATCCGCGCGATGGAGCTTGTTCACGAAGTCGAACGCGACGCACGCGGCCCCTATTGCGGGGCGATCGGGCGGATCGATGCCAATGGCGATGCCGCGTTCAATGTCGCCATCCGCACGCTGCGCCTGACGCCCGAGGAAAACGATCGGGGGCGGGCGGTGATGGGAGTCGGCTCGGCGATCGTGGCCGACAGCGAAGCGATGGCGGAACGGCGCGAGTGCGAGGTCAAGGCCGGCTTCCTGCGCCGCGCCACCCCCGACCATCGGGCCGCCGACTGCGACCTCATCGAGACCATGCTGTTCGATCCGGAAAGCGGGATCGACCTGCTTGAACTCCACCTGGAGCGGATCAAGGCATCGGCCCACGAACTGGGCTTCTCGTTCGACCGCCACGCCGCGCGCAACCAGATCCAGGCACTCTGCTTTAACCTCGAGACGCGCAGCAAACTGCGCCTGCTGGTGTCGCGCCGCGGCGCTCTGGCGCTGGAAGCGGGCCCTGCGCCCGGCAAGCCAAGCGAGCCGCTGACATGCATCGCCTTGGCGCTGCCGGTCGATCCGGGCGACTGGCGCCTGCGCCACAAGACCAGCGACCGCGGCTTCTACGAGGAGGCCCTCGCCGCCGCGCGCAGCGAAGGGGCGGGCGAAGCGCTGCTGGTTCACCCCGACGGGTTCGTGACCGAAGGCAGTTTCACCAGTATCTTCGTTGAGCGCGACGGCCTGTTGCTGACCCCGCCGCTGTCGCTGGGCTTGCTGCCAGGCATCTTGCGCCGCTCGCTGGTCGAGGCGGGCAAGGCGCGGGAAGCCGAGTTGACGCTCGATGACCTGGCCGATGGCTTCCTGCTCGGCAATGCGGTGCGCGGGCTCATCAAGGCGCGACTGATATGA
- a CDS encoding outer membrane lipoprotein carrier protein LolA encodes MNTLDFLIKRPLRTALAGALLCALPGVAIIAQPATAQSAPADLDRAVTALRGISTLRADFSQTDRLGQVASGVMTLKQGGKIRFEYEKSVPLLIVSNGSSLYLVDYEVKQVQRWPIRNSPLGALLDPSRDISRYGKLVPTGNPDVISIEVRDPKRPEFGMITMIFVRDAGAPGGLELNTWVALDAQNQRTTVRLRNHRYGVAVADSAFTFKDPRGSSRRPR; translated from the coding sequence ATGAATACGCTCGATTTCCTCATCAAACGCCCGCTGCGCACCGCGCTGGCGGGCGCTTTGCTATGTGCGCTGCCCGGTGTAGCGATCATCGCCCAGCCCGCCACGGCGCAATCCGCCCCGGCTGATCTCGACCGCGCGGTCACCGCGCTGCGCGGCATTTCGACCCTGCGGGCGGACTTTTCGCAGACCGACCGGCTGGGCCAGGTCGCCAGCGGTGTGATGACGCTGAAGCAGGGCGGCAAGATCCGCTTCGAATATGAAAAAAGCGTGCCGCTGCTGATCGTGTCCAACGGCAGCTCGCTGTATTTGGTCGATTACGAAGTGAAGCAGGTCCAGCGCTGGCCGATCCGCAATTCGCCGCTCGGCGCGCTGCTCGATCCCTCGCGCGATATCAGCCGCTATGGCAAGCTGGTGCCAACCGGCAATCCCGACGTCATCAGCATCGAGGTGCGGGACCCCAAGCGGCCAGAGTTCGGCATGATCACGATGATCTTCGTGCGTGACGCTGGCGCTCCGGGCGGGCTTGAGCTCAACACCTGGGTTGCGCTCGACGCGCAGAATCAACGGACGACCGTGCGGCTGCGGAATCACCGCTATGGAGTCGCGGTGGCCGACAGTGCTTTCACCTTCAAGGATCCGCGCGGATCATCTCGTCGCCCGCGTTGA
- a CDS encoding ATP-binding protein — MARLLPRSLLGQVMLVLALGLLVGQAISGVLLLRAAEQRRDATLINQIALRVVSADERGAERRAERAQLRNERRARRGLPPLPVSQDRPGIEASSASPLQPGERRLARYEDALHEVLAGQGLQPRSIAITTRLASEDPVVLARPRLQQRIDPVNWRELQIVVAGVERANGSGWIVVRQPLPPRGPRVIGGIFLQTLVIFAVLFALLYIVLRRMTRPLAELTARVGDFAHKPDQVVPLRESGPEDTRRLIAAHNAMEARVAALLDEKDVMLGAIGHDLKTPLAALRVRIESVPDEAQRQRMAESIEDITRTLDDILELARVGRHDVEFEVVDLAALASTLVEEFEDLEKPVSLGKTERTRREIQLTWLKRALRNLVENALRYGGSARLSVTSENRTVILAVEDDGPGIPPDQIAAMLEPFARGEASRNRATGGAGLGLTLARAIAEQHGGELVLTNRTEGGLRAEIRLPL, encoded by the coding sequence ATGGCGCGCCTGCTCCCCCGTAGCCTGCTGGGCCAGGTGATGCTGGTGCTGGCGCTGGGGCTGCTGGTGGGGCAGGCCATTTCCGGCGTGCTGCTGCTGCGCGCGGCCGAGCAGCGCCGCGATGCGACGCTCATCAACCAGATCGCGCTGCGCGTTGTCTCCGCCGACGAACGCGGTGCCGAGCGCCGCGCCGAGCGCGCCCAGTTGCGCAATGAGCGGCGCGCACGCCGTGGACTTCCCCCGTTGCCTGTCAGCCAGGATCGGCCAGGTATCGAGGCCAGCAGTGCGTCGCCGCTGCAGCCGGGTGAACGACGCCTGGCGCGCTATGAGGATGCACTGCACGAGGTGCTGGCTGGACAAGGCCTCCAGCCGCGAAGCATCGCAATCACCACCCGCCTGGCGAGCGAGGACCCCGTCGTCCTTGCGCGCCCGCGCTTGCAGCAACGGATTGACCCGGTGAACTGGCGCGAGCTGCAGATAGTGGTTGCCGGGGTCGAACGAGCAAACGGGAGCGGCTGGATCGTGGTTCGGCAACCATTGCCCCCTCGCGGGCCGCGCGTTATCGGCGGCATCTTTCTGCAAACGCTGGTGATTTTCGCGGTCTTGTTCGCGCTGCTCTACATCGTGCTGCGGCGCATGACCCGCCCGCTGGCCGAACTCACAGCCCGCGTCGGCGATTTCGCGCACAAGCCCGACCAGGTAGTGCCGCTGCGCGAATCCGGGCCGGAAGACACGCGGCGGCTGATCGCCGCACACAATGCGATGGAAGCGCGCGTTGCGGCCTTGCTCGACGAGAAAGACGTAATGCTGGGCGCGATCGGGCATGACCTCAAGACCCCGCTCGCCGCCTTGCGGGTGCGGATCGAGAGCGTGCCCGACGAAGCGCAGCGCCAACGCATGGCGGAAAGCATCGAGGACATAACGCGCACGCTCGACGATATCCTAGAGCTGGCCCGCGTCGGTCGGCACGATGTGGAATTCGAGGTCGTCGATCTTGCCGCACTGGCGTCCACGCTGGTCGAAGAATTCGAGGACCTCGAGAAGCCTGTCAGCCTAGGCAAGACCGAACGAACGCGGCGCGAGATCCAGCTTACTTGGCTCAAGCGGGCATTACGCAATCTGGTGGAGAACGCACTGCGCTACGGCGGGTCGGCACGCTTGTCGGTAACCAGCGAGAACCGCACAGTCATTCTTGCTGTCGAAGACGACGGCCCAGGCATTCCACCCGACCAGATCGCGGCCATGCTCGAGCCTTTCGCCCGCGGCGAAGCGAGCCGCAACCGGGCCACCGGCGGGGCCGGTTTGGGGCTTACGCTCGCCCGCGCTATTGCCGAGCAGCACGGCGGCGAGCTCGTGCTGACGAACCGCACGGAAGGCGGCTTGCGCGCGGAAATTCGTCTCCCGCTCTAG
- a CDS encoding aminopeptidase P family protein: protein MLMQTHEARLDALRQELKRRELDGFVIPISDEHMSEYVGAYAQRLHWLTGFGGSAGSAVVLQDAAAIFVDGRYTVQVRDQVDGKLFEYRSVPKDTIGGWIAAHAAQGARIGYDPWLHSRGWVQTVSKAAARIGAELVPVTGNPIDAVWQDQPEPSPAAAMVQTDEFAGRSSADKRAEIADWLKAEGHDAAVISALDSVAWLLNIRGSDVDHTPVALSYVIAHADGTAELFIAPEKVTPELTKHLGNAVTVRERSAFPAALSAMKGKKVTVDPNYGVAAIAQALEAGGATVSFERDPTILPRAIKNPVEQQGHRDAQARDGAAVSRFLRWIEETAPSGEIDELAAAAKLKQCREALGNLKDLSFDTISAAGSHAALPHYKVDEDSNIPIPPSSIYLVDSGGQYPAGTTDITRTVWVGPGEPSAEMKDRFTRVLKGHIQIDRAVFPQGTTGGQLDAFARQFLWEAGVDYAHGTGHGVGSFLSVHEGPQRIAKPSGGQAGTEQELFAGMILSNEPGYYKQGHFGIRIENLVLVEPREIKGAEGNFLGFECLTFVPIDRTLVDKSLLTEAEIAWWNSYHAKVFAILGPQLEGDDLAWLERHCAPL from the coding sequence ATGCTGATGCAAACCCATGAGGCGCGGCTCGACGCGCTCCGCCAGGAACTGAAGCGCCGCGAGCTGGACGGTTTCGTCATCCCGATCTCCGACGAGCATATGAGCGAATATGTCGGCGCTTATGCCCAGCGGCTGCATTGGCTCACCGGCTTTGGGGGCAGCGCGGGCAGCGCGGTGGTGCTGCAGGATGCCGCCGCGATCTTCGTCGACGGGCGCTATACCGTGCAGGTGCGCGACCAGGTTGACGGGAAGCTGTTCGAATATCGCTCGGTCCCCAAGGACACGATCGGGGGCTGGATTGCCGCCCATGCAGCTCAAGGCGCGCGGATCGGTTATGACCCGTGGCTCCATAGCCGGGGCTGGGTGCAGACGGTCAGCAAGGCCGCCGCCAGGATCGGGGCAGAACTGGTGCCGGTTACCGGCAATCCGATCGATGCGGTGTGGCAGGACCAGCCCGAGCCCTCACCGGCAGCAGCGATGGTGCAAACGGACGAATTCGCCGGGCGCTCTTCCGCTGACAAGCGTGCCGAAATCGCCGACTGGCTCAAGGCGGAGGGCCATGATGCCGCGGTGATCTCAGCTTTGGATTCGGTCGCTTGGCTGCTCAATATCCGCGGGTCGGATGTCGACCACACGCCGGTCGCGCTGAGCTATGTCATCGCCCATGCCGACGGGACGGCAGAGCTGTTTATCGCGCCGGAAAAGGTCACCCCCGAACTGACCAAGCACCTCGGCAATGCCGTGACTGTGCGCGAGCGCAGCGCATTTCCCGCCGCGCTCAGCGCGATGAAAGGCAAGAAGGTAACGGTCGATCCCAATTACGGCGTGGCTGCAATCGCACAGGCGCTGGAAGCGGGCGGGGCGACGGTCAGCTTTGAGCGCGATCCCACCATCCTGCCGCGCGCAATCAAGAACCCGGTCGAGCAGCAGGGGCATCGTGATGCACAGGCGCGCGACGGCGCGGCGGTGTCGCGTTTCCTGCGCTGGATCGAGGAAACGGCGCCTTCGGGCGAAATCGACGAGCTGGCCGCTGCAGCCAAGCTGAAACAGTGCCGCGAGGCGCTGGGCAATCTCAAGGACTTGTCATTCGATACCATTTCCGCCGCCGGGTCGCATGCCGCGCTGCCGCATTACAAGGTGGATGAGGACAGCAATATCCCGATCCCGCCCTCGAGCATCTACCTGGTCGATTCAGGCGGGCAATATCCGGCCGGTACCACCGACATCACCCGCACCGTGTGGGTCGGGCCGGGCGAGCCCAGTGCGGAAATGAAGGACCGCTTCACCCGCGTGCTCAAGGGGCACATCCAGATCGACCGGGCCGTGTTCCCGCAGGGCACCACCGGCGGCCAGCTCGATGCCTTTGCGCGCCAATTCCTGTGGGAAGCGGGCGTCGATTATGCCCATGGCACCGGCCACGGTGTGGGCAGTTTCCTCTCGGTCCACGAAGGGCCGCAACGGATCGCCAAGCCGTCCGGCGGACAGGCGGGGACCGAGCAGGAGCTGTTCGCAGGCATGATCCTGTCGAACGAGCCCGGCTATTACAAACAGGGCCATTTCGGCATCCGGATCGAAAACCTGGTGCTGGTCGAGCCGCGCGAAATTAAAGGCGCGGAAGGCAATTTTCTCGGCTTTGAATGCCTCACCTTCGTGCCGATCGATCGCACGCTGGTCGACAAGAGCCTGCTCACCGAGGCAGAGATCGCATGGTGGAACAGCTATCACGCCAAGGTCTTCGCGATCCTCGGCCCACAGCTTGAGGGCGATGACCTCGCCTGGCTCGAACGCCACTGCGCGCCGCTATAA
- the arfB gene encoding alternative ribosome rescue aminoacyl-tRNA hydrolase ArfB: MGRITDRAIELAEEKFIAASGPGGQNVNKVATAVQLRVDVFQLGLAPDAFHRLKELAGSKMTKDGEIVLTAREYRTQEANREAARARLAALLDEALVPPPRRKKVRVNRVGKVERLKEKKVRGEIKAKRGKVSRSDW; this comes from the coding sequence ATGGGTCGCATCACCGACCGCGCCATTGAGCTGGCAGAGGAAAAGTTCATCGCTGCGAGCGGGCCGGGCGGCCAGAACGTCAACAAGGTCGCGACCGCCGTGCAATTGCGGGTCGATGTGTTCCAGCTGGGCCTGGCGCCCGATGCCTTTCACCGGCTGAAGGAACTGGCCGGCAGCAAGATGACCAAGGACGGCGAAATCGTGCTGACCGCACGCGAGTACCGCACGCAGGAAGCGAATCGCGAGGCGGCGCGGGCGCGACTGGCCGCGCTGCTGGACGAGGCGCTGGTCCCGCCGCCCAGGCGCAAGAAGGTGCGCGTCAACCGTGTGGGCAAGGTGGAGCGGCTTAAGGAAAAGAAGGTCCGCGGCGAGATCAAGGCCAAGCGGGGCAAGGTCAGCCGATCCGACTGGTGA
- a CDS encoding response regulator gives MTQDQPIKLLLVDDEPTLREPLAEYLAGQGFCVEQAESAALARSALARERPDLILLDIMMPGEDGLSLTRHLAETQRIPVILLTARGEAMDRILGLEMGADDYVVKPFEPRELVARIRTVLRRATLDPMTAQASEDWRYHFEGWQLDPLKRRLTDPEGTLVPISTAEFRMLRAFLDYPREVLDRDRLLDMVQGREAHLFDRAVDNQVSRLRRKLEADSRDPQLILTVRGGGYRLAADVSRVTSKGD, from the coding sequence ATGACGCAAGACCAACCCATCAAGCTGCTGCTGGTCGATGACGAACCGACCTTGCGCGAACCCCTGGCCGAGTATCTTGCGGGCCAGGGGTTTTGCGTGGAGCAGGCGGAAAGCGCGGCTCTCGCGCGCAGCGCGTTGGCGCGCGAGCGGCCTGACCTGATCCTGCTCGACATAATGATGCCGGGCGAAGACGGGCTCTCGCTGACCCGCCACCTCGCTGAAACCCAGCGTATTCCGGTAATCCTGCTGACCGCGCGCGGTGAAGCGATGGACCGCATCCTGGGGCTGGAAATGGGTGCGGACGACTACGTCGTGAAACCGTTCGAGCCGCGCGAACTGGTCGCCCGCATTCGGACCGTGCTGCGCCGCGCAACGCTCGACCCCATGACCGCGCAGGCCAGTGAAGACTGGCGCTACCACTTCGAAGGCTGGCAGCTTGATCCGCTCAAGCGCCGCCTGACCGACCCCGAAGGCACGCTGGTGCCGATCTCGACTGCGGAATTTCGCATGCTGCGCGCCTTCCTCGACTATCCGCGCGAAGTGCTCGACCGCGACCGGCTGCTCGACATGGTGCAGGGCCGCGAAGCCCATTTGTTCGACCGCGCGGTCGATAACCAGGTCAGCCGCTTGCGCCGCAAGCTCGAGGCTGACAGTCGCGATCCGCAATTGATCCTGACCGTGCGCGGCGGCGGCTATCGCCTTGCCGCCGATGTAAGCCGCGTGACATCCAAGGGCGATTGA